The proteins below come from a single Parageobacillus toebii NBRC 107807 genomic window:
- a CDS encoding MBL fold metallo-hydrolase gives MTVKEMTVQTLTEKVLNKEHLVIFDVRNESDFHDWKIEGENFEYINVPYFELIDGVDSVIGRLPKDKDVVVVCAKGGSAAFVAEQLVEAGFDNIYTLVGGMKAWSEHLHKAKVYEDDKMKVYQFIRVGKGCLSYMVISGNEALVVDPSRFIDVYEQVAQEEGVAITHIVDSHLHADHISGGKALAERTGATYYLMKSEGAVFDFEPLEKHDRIDFEQVQLEVLAVKTPGHTPGSVSFFVNNQLLFSGDTIFVGGLGRPDLGGKAAEWAADLYDTVYEKVAAIADDVIVLPAHYANLDEEMSKAGYIGDTLGNIRARNDMMQHKKKQEFIDIVVQNANTETPPNFEDIVAINRGLKAVDMEQQQELEIGPNRCALHHTR, from the coding sequence ATGACGGTAAAAGAAATGACGGTGCAAACATTAACAGAAAAAGTATTAAATAAAGAACATCTCGTTATTTTTGACGTACGTAACGAAAGCGATTTTCATGATTGGAAAATTGAAGGGGAGAACTTTGAATATATTAATGTTCCATACTTTGAGTTGATTGATGGTGTAGATTCGGTTATCGGCCGCCTTCCAAAAGACAAAGATGTTGTCGTCGTTTGTGCCAAAGGCGGTTCAGCGGCATTTGTGGCAGAACAATTAGTAGAAGCCGGATTTGACAACATTTACACGCTCGTTGGCGGTATGAAAGCGTGGAGCGAACATCTTCATAAAGCAAAAGTATATGAAGATGACAAGATGAAAGTATATCAATTCATTCGTGTCGGAAAAGGATGTCTCTCTTATATGGTGATTTCCGGAAACGAAGCGCTTGTCGTTGACCCATCGCGGTTTATTGATGTATATGAACAAGTCGCGCAAGAAGAAGGGGTAGCGATTACGCATATCGTCGATTCCCACTTACATGCAGATCATATTTCCGGCGGAAAAGCGTTAGCAGAACGTACAGGAGCGACATATTACTTGATGAAAAGCGAAGGAGCGGTGTTTGATTTCGAACCGCTGGAAAAACATGACCGCATTGATTTTGAACAAGTGCAATTAGAAGTATTAGCGGTGAAAACGCCAGGGCATACGCCGGGAAGTGTTTCCTTCTTCGTGAATAATCAATTGCTTTTCTCTGGAGATACGATTTTTGTCGGCGGACTCGGACGCCCGGATTTAGGCGGAAAAGCGGCGGAATGGGCAGCGGATTTATACGACACGGTATACGAAAAAGTAGCCGCGATTGCGGATGATGTAATCGTTCTGCCTGCCCATTACGCTAATTTGGATGAAGAAATGAGCAAAGCGGGATATATCGGCGATACATTAGGCAACATTCGTGCCCGCAACGACATGATGCAGCATAAGAAAAAACAAGAATTTATCGATATTGTCGTGCAAAACGCAAACACAGAGACACCGCCAAACTTTGAAGACATCGTAGCGATTAACCGCGGGCTGAAAGCAGTCGACATGGAACAGCAGCAAGAACTCGAAATCGGTCCAAACCGTTGCGCGCTGCATCATACCCGTTAA
- the ybaK gene encoding Cys-tRNA(Pro) deacylase, with amino-acid sequence MATEKTNAMRVLDKKMIPYNVFTYDSQDGRIDGISVAQKIGKDPQLVYKTLVTQGKSGNVYVFVIPVESELDLKKAAQITGEKNVALAPMKDIEKLTGYIRGGCSPIGMIKHYPTFIDSSACQFEHIIVSGGKIGLLIELSVEDLQSITEATFHEVVK; translated from the coding sequence ATGGCGACAGAAAAAACCAACGCGATGCGTGTTCTTGATAAAAAAATGATTCCTTACAATGTCTTTACCTACGACAGTCAGGATGGGAGAATTGACGGCATATCGGTTGCTCAAAAAATTGGGAAAGACCCTCAATTGGTATATAAAACATTAGTAACACAGGGGAAGAGCGGAAACGTTTATGTGTTTGTCATCCCTGTAGAATCGGAACTCGATTTGAAAAAAGCTGCGCAAATAACGGGAGAGAAAAATGTCGCATTGGCGCCGATGAAAGATATCGAAAAATTGACTGGCTATATTCGTGGAGGGTGTTCACCGATAGGGATGATAAAACATTATCCGACCTTTATCGATTCCAGTGCTTGTCAATTTGAGCATATCATCGTTAGCGGCGGAAAAATTGGTTTGTTAATTGAACTAAGCGTGGAAGATTTACAAAGCATAACAGAAGCTACGTTTCATGAAGTGGTAAAATAA
- a CDS encoding ArsR/SmtB family transcription factor: protein MELLEVFKALSNETRLQIVQWLKNPEIHFPKPQHGDIHEDGVCVSDIHKKVGLSQSTVSLYLSMLQNAGLIKAKRVGQWTYYKRDEENIKKIIELLSRDL from the coding sequence ATGGAACTTCTAGAAGTGTTTAAAGCCTTGTCCAATGAAACAAGGCTGCAAATCGTACAGTGGTTAAAAAATCCTGAAATTCACTTTCCAAAACCGCAGCATGGGGATATACACGAAGATGGAGTTTGCGTAAGCGACATCCATAAAAAAGTTGGATTGTCACAATCTACAGTGTCCCTTTACCTGTCCATGTTGCAAAACGCCGGATTGATAAAAGCAAAACGAGTTGGGCAATGGACTTATTATAAAAGAGATGAGGAGAACATCAAAAAAATAATCGAATTGTTATCTAGGGATTTATAG
- a CDS encoding acetaldehyde dehydrogenase (acetylating) — protein sequence MLRDIDLQSIQEVRNYLEEAKEAQKILAKMTQEEIDKIVESMANAAREEASRLAAMAVEETGFGNVADKTAKNLFAANDVYNSIKDVKTVGIIRRDEENRVWEIAQPVGIVAGIVPSTNPTSTVIFKSLIAVKAGNAIIFSPHPAAAKCTVEAARIMQEAAERAGAPKGLISCITQPTMAATNELMKHKLTDVILATGGPGLVKAAYSSGKPAYGVGPGNVPVYIHESANIAKAVELIIQSKTFDNGTICASEQALLVDESIKEKVVAELKQQGAYFLNEEEKQKVASIIMVNGSLNAKIVGKTPQVIAEMAGIEVPADVKVLVAEETGVGKEYPFSIEKLSPILAFYTVKGMEEASELALKLLEVGGLGHTVGIHAEDEKVIEAYTIDKPASRIIVNSGTTFGGIGATVNLMPSLTLGCGAIGNNVTSDNVTVTHLFNIKRVAFGVREMPKKDEAQKEAALTK from the coding sequence GTGTTGCGTGATATTGATTTGCAATCCATCCAAGAAGTAAGAAATTATCTTGAAGAAGCTAAAGAAGCGCAAAAAATTCTTGCAAAAATGACACAAGAAGAGATTGATAAAATTGTTGAAAGTATGGCAAATGCAGCTAGAGAGGAAGCTAGCCGCTTGGCAGCTATGGCGGTAGAAGAAACTGGTTTTGGTAATGTTGCAGATAAAACGGCGAAAAACCTTTTCGCAGCGAATGACGTTTACAACTCTATCAAAGATGTGAAAACTGTTGGTATTATTCGTCGCGATGAAGAAAATCGCGTATGGGAAATTGCTCAACCTGTAGGAATCGTTGCAGGAATCGTCCCATCCACAAACCCAACTTCAACAGTTATTTTTAAATCATTGATCGCAGTTAAAGCAGGAAATGCTATTATTTTCAGCCCACACCCAGCAGCTGCAAAATGTACAGTAGAGGCTGCAAGAATCATGCAAGAAGCGGCAGAGCGCGCTGGAGCTCCAAAAGGCTTGATTTCTTGCATCACACAACCAACAATGGCTGCAACAAACGAGTTAATGAAGCATAAATTAACCGATGTCATTTTAGCAACTGGCGGTCCTGGCTTGGTGAAAGCAGCTTACAGCTCTGGAAAGCCTGCATATGGCGTAGGACCTGGTAACGTACCAGTCTATATCCATGAAAGTGCAAATATCGCAAAAGCTGTTGAACTAATCATCCAAAGTAAAACTTTTGACAATGGAACAATTTGTGCTTCTGAACAAGCTCTTTTAGTTGATGAATCTATTAAAGAAAAAGTTGTTGCTGAATTAAAACAACAAGGCGCTTACTTCTTGAATGAAGAGGAAAAGCAAAAAGTAGCTTCTATCATCATGGTAAACGGTTCGTTAAATGCGAAGATCGTTGGAAAAACGCCTCAAGTAATTGCGGAAATGGCTGGTATTGAAGTTCCTGCTGACGTGAAAGTGCTTGTAGCGGAAGAAACAGGAGTGGGTAAAGAATATCCATTCTCAATCGAAAAGTTGTCTCCAATTCTAGCATTCTATACTGTAAAAGGTATGGAAGAAGCAAGCGAGCTTGCACTAAAACTGCTTGAAGTGGGCGGACTCGGTCACACAGTTGGAATTCACGCTGAAGACGAAAAAGTGATCGAAGCGTACACAATCGATAAACCAGCATCTCGTATTATTGTAAATTCTGGTACAACATTTGGTGGAATTGGTGCTACAGTGAATTTAATGCCATCCTTGACACTTGGATGCGGTGCAATCGGCAACAACGTTACATCTGACAACGTTACAGTAACTCATTTGTTCAACATTAAACGTGTTGCATTTGGAGTTCGCGAGATGCCAAAAAAAGATGAGGCACAAAAAGAAGCTGCATTAACGAAATAA
- a CDS encoding acetaldehyde dehydrogenase (acetylating), producing MIRDIDLQSIQEVRNYLEEAKSAQKIIQKMKQSEIDQIVESMVNAAREEAERLAAMAVEETGFGNVADKTVKNLFAANDVYNAIKDMKTVGIVRRDEQNRVWEVAHPVGIVAGIVPSTNPTSTAIFKSLIAVKARNAIVFSPHPSAAKCTAEAARIMQEAAERAGAPKGLISCIKQPTLPATNELMRHKLTDLILATGGPGMVKAAYSSGKPAYGVGPGNVPVYIHESADIAKTVQLIIQSKTFDYGTICASEQALVVDQSIKERVISEFKKQGAYFLNEEEKQKVASVIMVNGSLNAKIVGKSPQVIAEIAGIKVPSDTKLLIAEETNIGKEYPFSIEKLSTILAFYTVKDWHEGSDICVKLLELGGLGHTLGIHCEDEKLIEAFTIDKPVARIIINSGTTFGGIGATTAIQPSLTLGCGSFGNNITSDNIGPQHLINIKRIAYGIREMQESNKQLKEKNPALT from the coding sequence GTGATACGTGATATTGATTTGCAATCTATTCAAGAAGTAAGAAATTACCTTGAAGAAGCTAAATCAGCACAAAAAATCATTCAAAAGATGAAACAAAGCGAGATTGATCAAATTGTTGAAAGCATGGTGAATGCGGCAAGAGAAGAAGCGGAACGATTGGCGGCTATGGCGGTTGAAGAGACCGGTTTTGGCAATGTAGCAGATAAAACGGTGAAAAATCTTTTTGCGGCGAATGACGTTTACAATGCGATCAAAGATATGAAAACCGTTGGGATTGTTCGTCGGGATGAACAAAATCGCGTATGGGAAGTTGCTCACCCTGTAGGGATCGTTGCTGGAATCGTCCCATCTACCAATCCTACTTCAACCGCAATTTTTAAATCGTTGATCGCGGTGAAGGCAAGAAATGCTATTGTTTTCAGTCCGCATCCGTCCGCTGCAAAATGTACGGCGGAAGCGGCAAGAATCATGCAAGAAGCGGCAGAACGCGCTGGGGCTCCAAAGGGGCTGATTTCTTGCATCAAGCAACCAACATTGCCTGCGACGAATGAGTTAATGAGACATAAATTAACAGACCTTATTCTCGCAACAGGCGGCCCTGGTATGGTGAAAGCAGCTTACAGTTCCGGGAAACCTGCCTATGGCGTAGGACCTGGAAACGTACCGGTCTATATTCATGAGAGTGCTGATATAGCCAAAACAGTCCAACTAATCATCCAAAGCAAGACGTTTGATTATGGAACAATCTGCGCTTCCGAACAAGCGCTTGTCGTCGATCAATCCATCAAAGAACGAGTCATTTCTGAGTTCAAAAAGCAAGGTGCCTACTTCTTGAATGAGGAAGAAAAACAAAAAGTGGCCTCCGTCATCATGGTAAACGGGTCGTTAAATGCGAAGATCGTTGGAAAATCGCCGCAAGTGATTGCGGAAATAGCCGGAATTAAGGTTCCATCCGATACGAAATTGCTCATTGCGGAAGAGACAAATATAGGCAAAGAATATCCATTCTCCATTGAAAAATTGTCAACGATCCTTGCCTTTTATACCGTGAAGGATTGGCATGAAGGAAGCGATATTTGCGTAAAACTGCTGGAATTGGGTGGACTAGGCCATACCTTAGGAATTCACTGTGAAGACGAAAAGCTGATCGAAGCGTTCACCATCGATAAACCAGTTGCACGTATTATTATCAATTCCGGTACGACGTTTGGCGGAATCGGTGCCACTACGGCAATTCAGCCATCCTTGACATTAGGATGCGGTTCTTTCGGTAATAACATTACTTCTGACAATATTGGACCACAGCATTTGATTAATATTAAACGTATAGCATATGGAATTCGTGAGATGCAGGAGTCAAACAAACAGTTGAAAGAGAAAAATCCCGCACTAACTTAA
- the cdr gene encoding CoA-disulfide reductase → MRKIVIVGGVAGGATAAARLRRLSEKYQIIMFERGEYISFANCGLPYYIGEVITDRNKLLVQTVEGMAKRFRIDVRNLSEVTAIHRDRKTVTVKNIRTGEEYEETYDTLILSPGAKPMIPPIPGIHEANALFTLRNLSDTDKIKAYVDHEKPKSAVVIGGGFIGVEVAENLVKRGVNVTLVEMANQVLAPIDYEMASIVHAHMRENGVNLILEDGVKAFEDNGRRIVLNSGRTLETDMIILAIGVQPESQLAKNAGLELGVRGTIKVNEYLQTSDPNIYAIGDAIEVKNYIHGFETFVPLAWPANRQGRLVADHIHGLDVKYNGTLGTAIVKIFELTVAATGNNEKTLKQLGIPYEVVHVHPMSHAGYYPNATQMTLKLIFDKETGKIYGAQAVGKDGVDKRIDVIATAIKGGLTVRDLPDLELAYAPPFSSAKDPVNMAGYVASNILDGMVETVQWHEIDEIIANGGTLIDIRTPKEVACGTIPGAINIPLDELRERLAELPKDKTIYVTCQVGLRGYLATRILHDNGFRAKNLDGGYKLYSSVFGAKH, encoded by the coding sequence ATGCGAAAAATTGTAATTGTCGGCGGTGTAGCAGGGGGAGCCACCGCAGCGGCCCGATTGCGCCGGTTAAGCGAAAAATACCAAATTATTATGTTTGAGAGAGGCGAATACATTTCGTTTGCTAACTGCGGCCTGCCGTATTATATCGGCGAAGTCATTACGGATAGAAACAAACTATTAGTCCAAACGGTTGAAGGAATGGCGAAGCGTTTTCGCATTGATGTTCGCAATTTAAGCGAAGTCACAGCGATTCATCGTGACCGTAAAACTGTTACAGTAAAAAATATCCGCACTGGCGAGGAATACGAAGAAACATATGATACATTAATTTTGTCACCTGGCGCAAAGCCGATGATACCTCCAATTCCTGGAATTCATGAAGCCAACGCGTTATTTACGCTTCGTAATCTATCTGATACAGATAAAATAAAAGCGTACGTTGATCACGAAAAACCAAAGAGCGCCGTAGTCATTGGCGGAGGGTTTATCGGTGTCGAGGTGGCAGAAAACTTAGTCAAGCGCGGAGTGAACGTAACGCTTGTGGAAATGGCAAATCAAGTGTTGGCACCGATTGACTACGAGATGGCATCGATTGTTCACGCGCATATGCGTGAAAATGGCGTAAATTTGATTTTGGAAGATGGCGTGAAAGCTTTCGAAGACAACGGCCGACGTATTGTTCTAAATAGCGGCCGCACGCTTGAAACCGATATGATTATTTTGGCCATCGGGGTACAGCCAGAAAGTCAATTAGCGAAAAATGCCGGACTTGAACTTGGGGTGCGCGGCACTATCAAAGTCAATGAATATTTGCAAACATCCGATCCGAACATTTACGCCATCGGCGACGCTATCGAAGTAAAAAACTACATTCATGGTTTTGAGACATTTGTCCCTCTTGCATGGCCGGCGAACCGCCAAGGCCGCTTGGTAGCGGATCATATTCATGGGCTCGATGTGAAATACAATGGCACATTAGGAACTGCGATCGTGAAAATTTTCGAATTAACCGTCGCAGCAACAGGAAATAATGAAAAAACCTTAAAACAACTCGGCATCCCATATGAAGTTGTCCATGTTCATCCAATGAGCCATGCGGGCTATTATCCAAATGCAACACAAATGACATTGAAACTGATTTTTGACAAAGAAACAGGCAAAATTTATGGTGCGCAAGCCGTTGGAAAAGACGGCGTCGACAAACGTATCGACGTCATCGCAACCGCTATTAAAGGCGGCTTAACGGTTCGTGATTTACCGGATTTAGAGCTTGCCTACGCACCACCGTTTTCTTCCGCGAAAGATCCAGTGAATATGGCCGGTTACGTTGCTTCGAACATTCTCGATGGAATGGTGGAAACCGTACAATGGCATGAAATTGATGAAATCATCGCAAACGGAGGCACGCTCATTGACATTCGTACACCAAAAGAAGTCGCATGTGGAACGATTCCTGGTGCTATCAATATTCCGCTTGATGAACTGCGCGAACGTTTAGCGGAACTTCCGAAAGACAAAACCATTTACGTAACATGTCAAGTCGGCTTGCGTGGATATTTAGCAACACGAATTTTGCACGACAACGGTTTCCGCGCGAAAAATTTAGATGGCGGCTATAAATTGTATTCCTCCGTATTTGGTGCAAAACACTAA
- a CDS encoding zinc-dependent alcohol dehydrogenase family protein, producing the protein MKALTYLGPGKKEVMEKPKPKIEKETDAIVKITKTTICGTDLHILSGDVPTVEEGRILGHEGVGIIEEVGSGVKNFKKGDRVLISCITSCGKCENCKKGLYAHCEDGGWILGHLIDGTQAEYVRIPHADNSLYPIPEGVDEEALVMLSDILPTGFEIGVLNGKVQPGQTVAIIGAGPVGMAALLTAQFYSPAEIIMVDLDDNRLEVAKKFGATQVVNSADGKAVEKIMELTGGKGVDVAMEAVGIPVTFDICQEIVKPGGYIANIGVHGKSVEFHIEKLWIRNITLTTGLVNTTSTPMLLKTVQSKKLKPEQLITHRFAFSDIMKAYEVFGNAAKEKALKVIISND; encoded by the coding sequence ATGAAAGCCCTTACCTATCTGGGACCAGGAAAAAAAGAAGTAATGGAAAAGCCAAAACCGAAAATTGAAAAGGAAACCGATGCAATTGTTAAGATCACAAAAACAACGATTTGTGGAACAGACTTGCATATTCTTTCAGGGGATGTTCCTACGGTAGAAGAAGGTCGAATTTTAGGGCATGAAGGCGTAGGAATTATCGAAGAAGTTGGTTCGGGCGTAAAGAATTTTAAAAAAGGCGATAGAGTGCTGATTTCTTGTATTACCTCGTGTGGAAAATGCGAAAATTGCAAAAAAGGGTTGTATGCTCATTGCGAAGATGGAGGCTGGATCTTAGGACACTTAATTGATGGAACCCAAGCAGAGTATGTAAGAATTCCACACGCAGACAACAGTCTTTATCCGATTCCGGAAGGCGTGGATGAAGAGGCACTCGTCATGCTTAGCGACATTCTTCCGACAGGGTTTGAAATTGGGGTGTTAAACGGCAAGGTTCAGCCTGGACAAACCGTTGCCATTATCGGAGCTGGTCCCGTAGGTATGGCAGCGCTATTAACGGCTCAGTTTTATTCACCTGCAGAGATCATTATGGTTGATTTAGACGATAACCGTTTAGAAGTTGCGAAAAAATTTGGTGCAACTCAAGTGGTTAATAGCGCTGATGGTAAGGCAGTGGAAAAAATTATGGAATTAACCGGCGGAAAAGGTGTAGACGTCGCGATGGAAGCCGTCGGAATTCCAGTAACATTTGATATTTGCCAAGAAATTGTAAAACCAGGCGGCTATATAGCCAATATAGGTGTTCATGGAAAAAGCGTGGAGTTTCATATTGAGAAATTGTGGATACGGAACATTACGTTGACAACCGGTCTTGTCAATACGACTTCTACCCCGATGTTATTAAAAACGGTGCAGTCGAAAAAATTAAAACCGGAACAATTAATTACACATCGCTTTGCTTTTTCTGACATTATGAAAGCTTATGAGGTATTTGGCAACGCAGCAAAAGAAAAAGCATTAAAAGTCATTATTTCCAACGACTAA
- a CDS encoding Rrf2 family transcriptional regulator codes for MKISSRFTMAVHILSLLALEKNTLCTSEWIAKSVNTNPVVVRRIIGKLKKVGLVNVRPGTGGAYLLKDIEEITLLDIYRAVEVVEEGELFQFHEHPNPHCPVGANIQAVLEVILLRAQTAMEKVLEEIRLKDLVTNLAQKIEEGHQ; via the coding sequence ATGAAAATCAGCAGTCGTTTTACTATGGCAGTCCACATTTTGTCATTGCTAGCGTTGGAAAAAAATACTCTTTGTACTTCAGAATGGATTGCGAAAAGTGTCAACACGAATCCGGTCGTTGTGCGCAGAATCATTGGCAAACTAAAAAAAGTTGGTTTAGTGAATGTACGTCCAGGGACTGGTGGAGCATATCTTTTAAAAGATATAGAAGAGATTACTTTGCTTGATATCTATCGAGCTGTAGAAGTGGTTGAAGAAGGGGAGCTTTTCCAATTTCACGAGCATCCTAATCCTCATTGTCCAGTAGGGGCAAACATTCAAGCTGTTCTTGAAGTCATTTTGCTGCGTGCGCAAACGGCAATGGAAAAAGTATTAGAAGAGATTCGCTTAAAAGATTTAGTCACCAATTTAGCACAAAAAATCGAGGAAGGTCATCAATAA
- a CDS encoding sulfite exporter TauE/SafE family protein, translating to MELTLNFIIVIFLIGFIGSFISGMVGIGGSIIKYPMLLYLPPLFGLASFSAHEVSGISAVQVFFATIGGVWAYRKSGYLNKTLILYMGISILIGSFLGGFGSKVMSEGTINVVYGILAALAAVMMFVPKKGIDDIPSDQVTFNKWLATALALVIGIGSGIVGAAGAFLLVPTMLVVLKIPTRMTIASSLAITFISSIGSTFGKITTGQVELLPSIIMVIASLIASPLGAKMGQKMNTKILQVILAFLILATAVKIWVDIL from the coding sequence ATGGAATTGACATTGAATTTCATCATCGTGATTTTTCTCATTGGCTTTATCGGTTCATTTATTTCTGGCATGGTTGGTATTGGAGGGTCCATTATTAAATACCCGATGCTGCTTTATCTTCCGCCGTTATTTGGGCTTGCTTCGTTCAGCGCCCATGAAGTGTCGGGAATTAGCGCGGTTCAAGTGTTTTTTGCGACGATTGGCGGCGTTTGGGCGTATCGAAAAAGCGGTTATTTAAATAAAACATTAATTCTTTATATGGGGATTAGCATTTTGATCGGCAGTTTCCTTGGCGGATTCGGTTCAAAAGTGATGAGTGAAGGAACAATTAATGTCGTGTACGGCATTCTTGCCGCGTTGGCTGCTGTCATGATGTTTGTTCCGAAAAAAGGCATTGACGATATTCCAAGCGATCAAGTGACCTTTAACAAATGGCTTGCCACTGCATTAGCGCTTGTCATTGGGATTGGTTCAGGAATCGTTGGCGCAGCGGGAGCGTTTTTGCTGGTGCCTACTATGCTTGTTGTGTTAAAAATCCCAACACGAATGACGATTGCCTCTTCGCTGGCGATTACGTTTATTTCCTCCATTGGTTCGACGTTTGGAAAAATCACAACGGGGCAAGTGGAACTGCTTCCTTCCATCATCATGGTTATTGCCAGCTTAATCGCCTCTCCTTTAGGAGCAAAAATGGGCCAAAAAATGAATACAAAAATATTGCAAGTTATTTTAGCGTTTTTAATTTTAGCGACAGCCGTAAAAATTTGGGTTGATATTTTATAA
- a CDS encoding LLM class oxidoreductase, producing the protein MNRFEKHKGYSRMFKENHLTLGLFFPIESYEGSIPKMDIEKQMKLAKRAEELNFAALFVRDVPLHDPYFGDVGQIYDPWVYLGYLAAHTEKIALGTASIILTLRHPLHVAKAAASIDKLSGERLILGVATGDRPIEFPAFSVEPEQRSALFQEAVFVMKKAWKENFPVIESPRVHMSNGDLLPKPRLSNIPVLVTGHSSQSVEWIAENGDGWMYYPRNLRFQAELIKNWRSHTDQFKPFTQSLYVDLTEDPNHPPIPIHLGFRVGRNILIEFLESLKNIGVNHVIINLKYGHRPVEEVIEELGEEVVPHFPALTEE; encoded by the coding sequence ATGAATCGTTTTGAAAAGCACAAAGGATATTCACGCATGTTTAAAGAAAACCATCTCACTCTCGGGTTGTTCTTTCCAATTGAATCATACGAGGGCAGCATTCCAAAGATGGACATTGAAAAACAAATGAAACTGGCAAAAAGAGCAGAAGAGCTCAATTTTGCTGCATTGTTTGTTAGAGATGTTCCATTACATGACCCTTATTTTGGAGATGTAGGTCAAATTTATGATCCTTGGGTTTATTTAGGATATCTAGCCGCCCATACCGAAAAGATTGCTTTGGGAACCGCAAGTATTATTCTCACCTTGCGCCACCCTTTGCATGTTGCCAAAGCAGCTGCTTCGATTGACAAACTATCTGGAGAACGTTTGATTCTGGGAGTGGCGACCGGGGATCGCCCTATCGAATTTCCAGCTTTCTCAGTCGAGCCTGAACAGCGCAGCGCTTTGTTTCAAGAAGCTGTATTCGTAATGAAAAAAGCGTGGAAGGAGAACTTTCCGGTGATCGAATCGCCGCGAGTCCATATGTCGAACGGGGACCTTTTGCCGAAACCTCGCTTGTCGAACATTCCGGTGCTGGTAACTGGCCACAGCTCTCAGTCCGTGGAATGGATTGCTGAAAACGGCGATGGTTGGATGTATTATCCGCGTAACTTGAGATTCCAAGCGGAATTGATTAAAAATTGGCGCTCTCATACCGATCAGTTTAAACCGTTCACTCAATCTTTATATGTAGATTTGACGGAGGACCCAAATCATCCGCCAATCCCTATTCATTTAGGGTTCCGAGTCGGACGCAATATACTCATTGAGTTCCTGGAAAGTCTTAAAAATATTGGTGTCAATCACGTGATTATCAACTTAAAATATGGCCATCGTCCTGTTGAAGAAGTGATTGAAGAATTAGGAGAAGAAGTTGTTCCACACTTTCCAGCATTAACTGAGGAGTAA
- a CDS encoding sulfurtransferase TusA family protein, translated as MNGNKVVDTKGLSCAMIVVKAKKAIDELPPGQILEIETMDQGAKNDLTAWINVSGHELVDYKEENGVWKFWVKRK; from the coding sequence ATGAATGGGAATAAGGTCGTCGATACAAAAGGATTATCTTGTGCCATGATCGTTGTGAAGGCAAAAAAGGCTATCGATGAATTGCCACCCGGTCAAATACTTGAAATCGAAACAATGGATCAAGGAGCAAAAAATGATCTAACCGCTTGGATAAACGTAAGTGGTCATGAGCTAGTCGATTATAAAGAAGAAAATGGTGTATGGAAATTTTGGGTTAAAAGAAAATAA